From the genome of Equus asinus isolate D_3611 breed Donkey chromosome 24, EquAss-T2T_v2, whole genome shotgun sequence:
catctgtaaaatgaggttaataataCCTAACTTATGTGGGTGTTTTAAGAGCTAAATGAAGTAATAAAACGTAAAGCAACGGTGCCTGGCTCTTGGTAGATAATAAATATTCCTTCTTCCGCTATCTCGCTTGTCACTGAGTTCCCATCTTGTCCAACTCTCTTTTCATATAATCTCCAAGGTCTTTGTATCATCTTTGACTTCTTGttattcattccttttctctgactggtaagtttttattattattacttcctACAGGGAGTATTCAACAGTCATTACTTCACCCCAGGCTGCACTGACGGCAGGATTCAGGTTCTGGTCTGGTAGGGCAGTTTATTTAACACTTTCTTTACTAGCCTTCCTAATGCACCAAAGACAGGATTTCAAaaaagtttgtttctttgtttttagtttgcTTTTGAACCCATGTTTTATAAGCATTTCTCTCAATTGGTAGTGGCTCTTGCTTGAATTCTCCAATAGCTACAAAGACTTTATTTCGAGCCGTAAAGTCCTGTAATGCTTTGCCTAGTTCATGTCTCCTGTTTCCCTTCTGGGCTGCCTGTGTTGTAGCTAAGCTACGCTCTGCACACAGTCCGCCCTAACCCATGCTTCACCCAGGCTGGGCCTCTACTTCTAGACAGGATGGCTTACCTAAACCACGGCTCTTGTTTGTTCAAGCCTGACttagaaacagaaaattactCGGCTAGGGCGATGAATGGCGTGTCCTCCAACCCATCCTCAAACTGATCAGTGTGTTGGCCTCCTTCACTATCCAAGTGTAGAGTTGATAGGTTCTCTTGGTTCTGAATCCAGGCTTCACTTCAAAATTTTACCCTTTACCACCCTACCTGCCCGCCTCAGTATCATAGTTGAAGCTTCTGCAGACTCAGTAAAGGGTTTTTGAATTGTATATGCTATAGGTTTCTGCAGCACTGAAACAAGGCCACATTACTCCAACAGAGCTGTGTCAGAAATGTCTCTCCATTATCAAGAAGACcaagtttctaaatgcttacaTTACTGTATCTGAAGAGGTGGCCTTAAAGCAGGCTGAAGAATCAGAGAAAAGATATAAGAAAGGTAAATTACTTTGAATTATACTTAATTGTTACATTTCTAGAGAAAGAGCTTAATTGGATGTAGCAGTCTCCATTGGGCAAGTGAAGCTTTTAACGTAAAACATACCCTTATTTAAAGAACTTGCCACAAGGCATGATAAAAACGAGGCTAATGGAGATGTGATGTTTGTAATGTCCAGCTGTAATCATTTTTAACATAAGTTTGACTTCTGAGAAAGTCTCTTTACCAAAAACTAGTAGTTATTAGAATAACTATGTTAGTGTGTCTTTATATTTTGAACTAGATATATCTCCTGTTCTTTTGGCCTTTCAACCCAGGTCACTCACTTGGGGATTTGGATGGAATCCCCATTGCAGTAAAAGACAACTTCAGCACGTCCGGCATTGAGACAACATGTGCATCAAACATGCTGAGAGGTAAAGGTGAACTGATCTGAGTGCtaatagttttataaaaatagataatttttagtttaaattaaAGATAAGATCCTAAAGCACCAAGATAGTCTCAGACTAATTCTATTTGCAAAGGACATACTCAGGATggaattttacctttttattgttTACTCTTCCAGAATGTGAAATTATTCTTTAGAGACAGGGCAGCTTAATGGGCGAATCCTATTTGGAAAGTTTTAGCAATCCTATTTAGGAAGACTCAATAACTGGTCACCACAAACATGCTAGGTGACCTCTGCTCCCACTCACTAATAACATGGGAATAAGGACGAAGCGACTGTCATCACCTCTCTCGTGAGGAGGGTGTGAAGATTCGTTAGGATCTACTgttcagttattttttatttcctgactCCTCCATCTCTTATATCACTATACTTATCTGAGTGTAGTGatgcttattttattctttacagTTTTGTAGGTCATAAGGAATCGTGTTTATCAAGATTTTTGGATCCTAGGAGCAAAAAGAAATGGGGGGAGAAAGTTATTCAGAATACTACACACTAAAAGTAATATTCCAGagtccggccccgtggccaagtggttaagttcgcacgctctgcttcagcttcccagggtttcgctggttcggatcctgggtgcggacatggcaccgctcatcaggccacattgaggcggcgtcccacatgccacaactagaaggacccacaactaaaatatacagctatgtacttggggatttggggagaaaaagcaggaaaaaaaaaaaagattggcaacggttgttagctcaggtgccagtcttaaaaaaaaaacagtaacacTCCATGAGGAATATGCCCCAGGTTCCTCTGATATGTGGACTGTTGTTAACTGTGGAATGTACAGTAGATAGAGGAAATTTTAATTGAGACTAAAGATCTACTTCTGACtggaaatagataaaaattacTGTATGACAGCATCATCTGAGAATAAAAAGTCAAgtacaatgaataaaataatgatttaagATTAGTTTCAAATGAATTGGGTCCATCTCTGACGCTCATTCAATATTTTGTAGTCCTGTTAAagtctatgtttttaaaaagattataaaagtagTGACTATATAGACTACCTTTGGAAAACATAGCAGTTAGCAGTAGAGAAAACTAACTTTCAGAAGAAAGTACAATCCACTGCTCAAGTTAGGAATAATTAACACATGTCAACATGAATTGCTTAATTGCAGTTTAAAATCTTCTTCCTTGCGTATGATTTACATGTTCACTGTTTTCTCCcccataataaaaataactaatttttttcAGGGTACGTACCACCTTATAATGCTACCGTGGTTCAGAAGTTGTTGGATCAAGGAGCTCTACTAATGGGAAAAACAAATTTAGATGAATTTGCTATGGGGTAAGTAAAATTGAAGTGTTCTTCTCTTGTATTTCTTCTGTgtctttaatttcattaaatgtaGCTGCCTAAAAGTAGTGAGGTGATTTCTTGAGAACTCTAATGCCAGTTTTTCAGTCCCTCTGTGAGACTGTGTTCTGTCATCTAGTAAtcgtatctcattttggttttaatctgcgtttccctaatgactaatgatgttgaacgtcaTGTTTTTATTGTGCCACCCATGTATCTTCTTTCGTGAcgtatctattcaaatctttggcccttttttttgtgaggaacattggccctgagctaacatctgtgccagtcttcctctattttgtatgtgggacgccgccacagcatggcttaacaagtggtgttAAGTcaatgcccgggatccgaacttgcaaactctgggccactgaagcagcgcacgcagacttaaccactgcaccaccgggctggccccttgcccatttttttattgggttgtaagagttcttttgtATGTTCTAGATTCAAGTCCAttatcagatacgtgatttgcaaatattttctccaagtctctgggttgtcttttaattctctgaacatgcctttcaaagagtgaaagttcttaattttgatggagtccaattcatcagttttttccttttttttaaagattttatttttccttctccccaaagcccccggtacatagttatatatatttttagttgtaggtccgtCTGGTTCTGCTAcgtgagacactgcctcagcatggcttgatgagcggtgccatatccacgcccaggatccaaacctgtgaaactctggaccgctgaagcagagcacatgaacttaactacttggctaCAGGGCCCactcccattttttttctttatgattcatgctttttatatattctctaagaaatctttacataacccaaagtcacaaagatttttctcctaggagttttatagttttagttcttacatgtAGACTtgtgatccatttgagttaattttttgtatatagtgttaATAAAGCCaaggttcttttttattttgccccctgaagaagattagccctgagctaacatctatgccagccttcctctattttatatgtgggtcactgccacagcatggctgatgaatggtgtaggtctgcacccggcatccgaaccaacgaacccagccactgaagcggagtgtgctgaagttaaccactaggccacagggccagccctgccaaGGTTCATCTTCGTGCATATGTGTGTCCAATAATTCTGGCATTGTTTGTGaaaaaagattatcctttcctcATTACATTACCTTGGCCCTTTTGTTAAAAAATCAATTGGACGCAAATGTgtaggtctgtttctggattctgTTCTGTCCTGTGTATCTCTGTTTCATCCAATGTCACACCATCTTGATTATcgtagctttatagtaagccttGAAATTAGGTAGTAAGAGTCCctcaattttgttcttctttttcaaaattattttacatgtgccaggttctttgcatttccatataagttttagaattGGCTTGCTCATCTCTATAAAGAAGCTTGATAGGATTTTGATTGtgattttattgaatttatagatcaagttgaggagaattaacatcttaacatGTCATCTGATTCATGAACACtttatatctctccatttacttaggattttgtttaatttttctcagcaatatctttatgattttctgcATGTAAACCTTGCACGTAATTTTTTTGATTTATCCccaagtattttatgttttttttttttttttttttttttgaggaagattagccctgagctaacatctgccgccaatcctcctttttttgctgaggaagactggccctgagccagcatccatgcccatcttcctctactttatatgtaggatgcctaccacagcatggcttgccacttggtgccatgtctgcacccaggatccgaactggcaaaccccaggctgctgaagcagaatgtgtgcacttaactactgtgccaccggctggcccctatgtttttttaatgctatagaaaatggcattttttaaatttctaattgtttattgttagtatatagaaatataattgaattttctatattgaccttgtatcttaTGACCTTACTAagctcacttattagttctagttgATCTTTGTAGATTCTTTGGTATATTTTATGTAGATGATCATGTAGTCTGCAAATagagagttttctttcttcttcttttctttttcttgccttattgtaccAGTTAGGACCTTCAGTACCATATTGAACAGAAGTGCTAAGAGcggatatccttgccttgttcctgatcttgggggaaagcattcagtcttttaccaaAAGcactttttatttccccttttataaAATTTGTCACATTTGTAATATTTGCTTGGTCTGTGTTCTCTGTTTCATAGAAGCCAAGTCCTTGACTTTCTTATTTACAGTGGTATCTcttggcactcagtaaatatatattgaatgaattaatccatgGGAGTCAACTCAAATGTAAATTATTAGGAGACATCACCTTGATCAGCTGATCAAAatgaacatcactaatcagggtTAAGTGGCCATTATGTACCTGCAATGTGATTCCCTGAGAAGGGCACACCGTCACCTGGGTAGTATTCCAGCCACGAGTATACAACCTGAAGCtaataacaaagaaacaaaagaaaaatctgaaatgagAAACATTCTATTAAAATGTCAATctcataaaaaacaaagaaaggctaTGAAAATGTTCCAGATCAAAAGAggctaaagaaaatgaaagctaaaacttatagaagaaaacataggaaaaaatctttgtgaccttgagttaggtgaagatttcttagataggacaCATAGGTGCaatccataaaacaaaaaattaatggattggacttcattaaaattaagaacttataTACTTTGACATAcactattaaaaatgaaaagccacagactaggagaaaagatttataaaacatatatctgaaaaagaactAGTATCCAGTATGTATAGACCCTTTCCCAACTCAATAAGAAAGCAACCcaattttgtaaaaaatgtaaGCAGACATTTCATCAAATAAGGTATATagttggcaaataagcacatgaaataaaatgcttaacatgactagtcattagagaaatgcaaattaaaaccacaatgaaatacatacacctgttagaatggcttaaaaaatgacaatatcaagtgctgacaaggatgcagagcaattgGATTTCTCATACCATGCTGCtagggaatgcaaaatgggatgggcattttggaaaatagtttggcagtttcccaTAAAGCTAAGCATACACTTACCAAATGACCCAAGAATCTCagtcctagatatttacccaagaggtGAAGacttatgtttacacaaaagCACTGGGGCTTTTGGTATAATATTTAttgtggctttattcataattgccaaaaaactagaaataattcaATGTCTGTTGGCTGGTGAAtgattcaaaaagttaaaaaagaggcCAAAGAGACAATGATAACTAAGTGCAATATCTGACTCTAGACCTGATCCTATAGTGGAAGGGGGTGAAATGCTCTAAAGGACGTTAATGGATCAAGTGACAAAATTGGATTACATGTAGTAGATTAGGCAAAGGTATTGTattgatgttgaatttactgagATGGATAACTGTCCTGTGACTGTGTAAGGGAATACCCTTGGTCTTAAGATATGCATACTGGATACATGCTAAAGGATTTAGGGTAAAGGGCCATGATGTATATAATTTACCCTTAcgtggttcagaaaaaaatgtctatatatgtacagacacacagaacacacaaaggataaaacaaatgggggtaaaatgttaataataggtgATTCTGGGTAAGGGGTATAAAGTTCTTttcatactgtttttatttttgcacttATCTGTAAggttgaaattatttcaaaatttaaaaaataaattattaacattCCACTTATGCTTGTCTGAGAACTTCTGATTAATAGAGGGTTTCCTTCAAAAGACTTCTTGTTAACTGTTTGAATGTTTGTGACACTTTTCAAGTGGAACACCATAATTTACAAGGGAAATCATCTTAAGCTGAAATTGGGTGATCAATTGGATAAAAAATCTTCTTAACAGACTAGTTTTTTCTACTCCTTACCACAAACGCTCTTACTTCCCATCCTTCACCTCCTCAACCACGTAATTAGTGAAAGCTACATCTGAGCAGGCTTCCTGCCTTTTCCAGTTCAAGTCACAGTAGATTATACAGTGTCAGAAGCAAATAATATAATCAGGAGATGAAAATTTCACGTGAAATGAAAGTTTCATTAAGGTATCTTGCTTCACTTCTTCATCTCAGATCTGGAAGCACAGATGGTGTATTTGGACCAGTTAAAAACCCCTGGAGTTATTCGAAACAGTatagagaaaagaggaagcagaAGTCCCACTGTGAGAATGAGGATTCAAACTGGCTTATAACTGGAGGAAGCTCAGGAGGGAGTGCGGCGGCCGTGTCAGCCTTCACGTGCTTTGCGTAAGATGTCTTCTTCTATCTGCACTTTAAAGCCCAATGCAATACAAAAGtcataaaccagacacaaaaccCGACAATACAGTAGTTCATCCTTTGGTATTTTTATTGCCTTTCAGTAAGCTATTTATGCTCAATAGTATATCAAAATTGTATCTTATAAATGCATTCAATTTTATGGTACacttatgtgtattttatacatttaactTTAAGGTAACATTTAAACTCTTCCTCCATAGTCTCTGGTTCTCTTAAAAACGTGATTTTATGGATCTTTCAAATATGCCGTTTAGCATTAATGGACCTcactgaatttcattttttaagtaatTCATTTGGGTGTCTGCTACTGTACAAATATTTCAGGACTGATGTACGGTGGCTTTAGTTGAGGGCTGCTGAGCTAAACTGTTAGCTATGGTTTATCCTTCAGCTAAATCCGACTTttgcccaaaaaaaaaaaagaaaaagagaaaatgctccTAATATATATCaataggatattttaaatagTGTTTTCATAAATCTGCAACTAAAAAGGTCTATCAGTAAGTAAAGCTTTTTTAAGTTTGTAGGGAGCTGATTTGTCCAACTGTCACTTTCCATCGATCCTGCCTGATGTCGTAAGTCTCATTTACAAAGCATGTCTTAACCACCTAAAGAAGAGTATATAAGTATCACAGCTGCTGTATTTATTTTATGGGTCTCAATTTAACcaaatttaatgtgtttctttAGTAgtactttctgtattttctctctccttaattATCTACTGAAACTAAGCTCTTTCACAGGCATTGCaaacaataaattatttatattttttagagcTGTGGAGATTTAGAttctgcagatttttttttttagtttccctGAAATCTTGTTAACAAGTAAAACCATTTCATTTTATCTCTGTGGAATGTTATAGCACTGCATTAATATTAATGAGAGTTCTGACAAGTTAGGACTGCAAGATTAGGTGGTTTTTTTCATTCTCATCACCCCACTTAGTGTTCATCTTTCTGAGTGTGCGTTGCGAAGATGGCATTTTGACACATAATTCCTATGGAAATGTAGGTTTTCCTTTTACACAGCCATCAGTGAATCCTaataagaaaatgtatccttttagaaaTTGTGAAAGCAACAGTCTGATTTTGTAGTTCAAATGGCATTGGTAAGAAAGGCgataaaatttgcatttctgtagagCACAAGGGCTGTGTGACTGGTGGGAGCTTTGTTCAGCCCAAAGCGTCCCTCTGGGTGGAGTCAGGAGAAGCACAGACCCCAAGTCCCAAACCGCCAAGTGTTCTGTttgttccccccccccccttttgatttgtttcttttacaatagttttaaaaacaggaagattCTTGGAGTACTATGCAGCTACTCAAAAGAATGAGCTAGAGTGCTATGTAAtgacatggaaagatatccaaGATACACTGTTAAGTGGAAAACAGGTTGCAGAACAGTATGTATAGTATGACCTTATTTCTGTTAAAATTGCTAATTACGTATGCATGTGTCTTAGTTGCATGGAAGTGCCTGGATAAATGTATATCAAAACTGACAACAGGATTACTGTGCAGGCAGACAAATTTCACTTCATCCATCATACAGttgtgtaatattttaatttttgctgtaGGCATTTATGCTTTTCAAAtcagaaaaaacttttttttctgaaatagttttaaaaaatatttaattgtggTGAAAAATATATATCGTAAAATCTACccccttaaccatttttaagcttacagttcagtagtgttaggtCCGGTCATGTTGTACAACCGATCTCCAGAACCTGTTTCATTTGTAAAACTGtcactctgcacccattaaacaacagCTTCCCACTTgcctgtcccccagcccctggcatccactcttctgctttctgtctctgtgaatttgactcctctgagtacctcatgtaagtgaaatTGTGCAGGATTTGTGCTTTTGTGActgacgtatttcacttagcataatgtcctcaaggttgtttagttttgttttgttttttaataagaaaaacacatACTCTGCAGGTAACTGGGCgaagaaataaacagatacttCACAGTTGGGTAatgcaaatacaaataaatgtacaCATTAACAAAGCTTTTTGGTTATCAAATTAACCAAATTTTAAGAACTCCTAAGACTCACTGATGATAATGAAACCTAAAGCACAGTCTGATTCACTGCAGTTGGGAATATAAGTTGGCATAGCCTTTCTGACAAGGAATTTGACAATGTATATCAAGAACTCATAATACGGCAGAGCCTTCGGCCCATTAACTCTATCTCTTGGAAGCTAGCTTAGAAAACAATCAGACATGTGGataaagatttatatttaaaagtgtttGTTACAAAGTTATTTGTTATGCAGTTATTATCCTAATTGTCAACAACATAAATGTTTAACTGAATTAAAGCACATTTCCATCTGTGATTCTAAGTGGGATAGCAGAAGGGCTGTTTCTGAATTTCTAGGAGGGATGTGATTAGTTTGTAAAATCGTGCTGTAATATTATCATTAAAGAAAGCTATAAGATTTGTATGTATATTGATAGGAAAATGAACCTTAAAATATTAGGAATTGCCAATTAATGATAGaatattataaatgttttaaattttcagtaattttaaCAAGATAGTAAAAGGCTCATGGTAAGCAAAAAAAGAGATGGGAACTTATGATTCAGAATGACCcaaactgtgaaagaaaaaatgtgtttaaaaaaagacagcgttaatataccaaaatgttaacagtgtttACCTCTGTGTGGTGAGATATTTTGTTACCACTTTACCCTTTTCTATACTTTAAGAATTCTCTGAGATCAGCATGTTTTACTTTTGTATAATCAGGggaaaatacagtttaaaaatatacatttaaaaagatagattccaggggctggcccccttggctgagtggttaagttcgcgcgctccgctgcaggcggcccagtgtttcattggttcgaatcctgggcgcagacatggcactgctcatcaaaccacgctgaggcagcgtcccacatgccacaactagaaggacccacaacaaagaatatacaactatgtaccgggggggctttggggagaaaaaggaaaaaataaaatctttaaaaaaaaagatagagtcCAGATATAATTAGAGACATGTCATTCTTCTAAAGAGAATTCCATTTAAATTCCAGGGCTTTAGGATCGGATACGGGAGGATCGACCAGAAATCCGGCTGCCCACTGTGGGCTTGTTGGTCTAAAACCAAGCTATGGCTTAGTTTCTCGTCATGGTCTCATTCCCCTGGTGAATTCCATGGATGTGCCAGGAATCTTAACCAGATGTGTGGATGACGCAGCAATTGTCTTGGGTATTTATATGATTCCATATCGTTTCAAAACTTTATAATTTCTCTGTAAAACAGTATGTCACTCGTATTTTTCCTTACAGGTGTACTGGCTGGGCATGACCCCAAAGATTCTACCACAATACAAGACCCTGTTAAACCATTTGTGCTTCCCAGTTTGACAGATGTGAGCAAACTATGTATAGGAATTCCAAAGGTAACTCTTTCCTTTCATTACTTTACAGAAATACCGTCAAGTCAAATACAGAGTGTAGACTTGCAAAGCAAActggctgggtttgaatccctgctctgccacttttattagctatgtgacctgaGCATGTGACTTCATCTCTCTaagctcaatttcctcatcagtaaatgggaataataacagtattGATCTCAGAGAGTGGTGAGGTTTAAATTAGATAATCATGTTAAGCAGGGGTctgtaaactttttctgtaaagcacTAGttagtaaatattctaggctttgtgGTCTTTATCAtaactacagtcatgtgccacgtgaggacatttcagtcaatgcGTATataatggtggtcccatgagatttgGACCCcacagcctagatgtgtagtaggctataccttcTAGGTTTTTGTAAGTACACACtaggatgtttgcacaacaacaaaatcgcctaatgatgcatttctcagaatgtatccctgtcattaagcaacacatgactgtacttaaCTTTGCcactgtagtgtgaaagcagctaTAGACTGTATGTAAACAAGAGTGCGTCTGTgtgctaataaaactttattttcaagtcACATCTGGCTGATGGGTCATAGTTTGCTAGTCCCTGATGTAAAGGATGTAGC
Proteins encoded in this window:
- the QRSL1 gene encoding glutamyl-tRNA(Gln) amidotransferase subunit A, mitochondrial isoform X1 translates to MLGRTLREVSAALKQGHITPTELCQKCLSIIKKTKFLNAYITVSEEVALKQAEESEKRYKKGHSLGDLDGIPIAVKDNFSTSGIETTCASNMLRGYVPPYNATVVQKLLDQGALLMGKTNLDEFAMGSGSTDGVFGPVKNPWSYSKQYREKRKQKSHCENEDSNWLITGGSSGGSAAAVSAFTCFAALGSDTGGSTRNPAAHCGLVGLKPSYGLVSRHGLIPLVNSMDVPGILTRCVDDAAIVLGVLAGHDPKDSTTIQDPVKPFVLPSLTDVSKLCIGIPKEYLTPELSSEVRSLWSKAANLFESEGAKVIEVSLPHTSYSIVCYHVLCTSEVASNMARFDGLEYGHRCDIDVSTEAMYAATRREGFNDVVRGRILSGNFFLLKENYENYFVKAQKVRRLIANDFVTVFNSGVDVLLTPTTLSEAVPYTEFIKEDNRTRSAQDDIFTQAANMAGLPAVSVPMALSNQGLPIGLQFIGRAFCDQELLTIARWFEKQVQFPVIQLQELMDDCSSVFENEKLASVSLKQ